The sequence GGGGGCGCCGCTGCGCGCCGCGACCGCCGCGGCTTTCCGGCGGCGCTTCCATCTGCCGGTGCGGACTTTCTACGGCGCTTCGGAGTCGGGCGGCATCGCCTACGACGCCTCGGAGGCGGGGCTGGCGGCGGAGCAGGAGGAAGGCTGCGTGGGCACGCCGCTCCCGGGGGTCGAGATCCGGCTGGAAGGAGAGGAAGCGAGAATCGCGGTGAAAAGCGCCGCGGTCGCCAGCGGCTACCTCGAGGAGGGAACCGGCCGTCCGGACGAGGGAGTGTTCCGCGCCGGGAAGTTTCTCACCGGCGACACGGGCCGGCTCGATCCGCGCGGCCGGCTGACGCTGACGGGACGCATCGGCGCGCTGGTGAACGTGGCGGGCAGGAAGGTGAACCCGCTGGAGGTCGAGGCATTGCTGCGCCGGCTTCCGGGAGTGGGGGATGTCGCGGTGCTTGGCGTGCCGGACGAGGCGCGCGGCGAGAGCCTGGTCGCCTGTCTGGTAGCTCAGCCGGAAGTGACCCGCGAGACAATCATGCGCCGGCTGCGGCAGGATCTGACGGCCTACAAGCTGCCGCGGCGCATCGTTTTTCTGGAGGCCATTCCGCGCACCGAGCGCGGCAAGATCGATCGGGCGGCCCTGCTGCGCCGCGCCGGCGATCCCGGCGCCTCCGATCTCAGGCGCTGATCCCCCTCAGCCAGAGGGCGTAGGAGGCCCCGCCCCAGGCGTGGGCGCTAACCAGGATCCCCTCAGGTCCCGTGTCGAGCGCCGCCGCCACCAGGGCCAGACCTCCCGAAGCGGCGTGCGCGCCGACGACCGGCGCCACCGAGCGCAAGGCGGCGCCGGGGCACGCCGACTCCGCGGCGGCCCGCTCCGCTTCCTCGGCGGGTGTCCATCCACAGCTGTGCAGCATCACCGATCCGGGAGCGCCCTTCTCGCCGCGCCCGCCGGATGAGAGGGCGCGGCGCATCGCCGCCGCAATGGGAGCCGGATCGCGGCTCCAGCGGTTGGGAGCGCAGCCGGCATCAGAGGCCATGCCGCTGCCGGACAGCTCGGCGATGATGCGCGCACCGCGCCGGACAGCGGAGTCGTGGGTCTCGAGGACGAAGCAGGCGGCCCCCTCCCCCAGGTGCGAGGGGTCCCCGACCGCCGCGAGGGGGCGGCGCAGCGGCGGGCTCAGGATCTCCAATCCCCCGCAGAAGACCAGGTCGGCGCGCCCCGAGCGCAGGACCCGCTCGGCGGCGACCATGGCGGCGGCGGCCGAAGCATCGCCGCAGGTCAGCGTCATGCAGATGCCGCGCGAGTCGGTCTCGATGGCGGCCTGTCCGCTGGGAGCGTTGGCCACCGATTCGGCGAACAGGAACG comes from Candidatus Polarisedimenticolia bacterium and encodes:
- a CDS encoding fatty acid--CoA ligase family protein — its product is MSHSYGLGNLIMPLVLQGTALRLVEDPLPDPLRQALGGADSLVFPGVPALFDMLSVLPESDARFAGLRLCISAGAPLRAATAAAFRRRFHLPVRTFYGASESGGIAYDASEAGLAAEQEEGCVGTPLPGVEIRLEGEEARIAVKSAAVASGYLEEGTGRPDEGVFRAGKFLTGDTGRLDPRGRLTLTGRIGALVNVAGRKVNPLEVEALLRRLPGVGDVAVLGVPDEARGESLVACLVAQPEVTRETIMRRLRQDLTAYKLPRRIVFLEAIPRTERGKIDRAALLRRAGDPGASDLRR
- a CDS encoding beta-ketoacyl synthase N-terminal-like domain-containing protein; this encodes MSRVVITGIGCLSAAGIGPDSLRAALQAGRPLGELAEHPGPRGRPRPMRVASLPSFERERYLAARRLRRMGELSQIWTIACLMAQSDAGRKDSESPWPAPERRGVLLGSGFGCTDMTWDYLEGLHRDGMAAASPFLFAESVANAPSGQAAIETDSRGICMTLTCGDASAAAAMVAAERVLRSGRADLVFCGGLEILSPPLRRPLAAVGDPSHLGEGAACFVLETHDSAVRRGARIIAELSGSGMASDAGCAPNRWSRDPAPIAAAMRRALSSGGRGEKGAPGSVMLHSCGWTPAEEAERAAAESACPGAALRSVAPVVGAHAASGGLALVAAALDTGPEGILVSAHAWGGASYALWLRGISA